ATTCTGTTCAGTTAGGCTACCAATACAAAGTTTAGCCCACCAACTATATTCAAGCATCCACCACGGATCAGATAAAGGTTGGTGCCACGGCGCTCGCCGTGGCTTCCTTATCTCAATTTACAATTTGCGCCCTAAACCTCACTGCACAACAAAGGCACAAATTTCAGACATACCCCTTTGACCATTCCTGACTACCGTGGTGCGCACTTACCACGATAGTCTAGAACCAACTGACTGGCGTGGTAGGATTCCACCACGTAACTCAAACCCCGGTTCACTACCGTGGTAAAACTCTACCACGTTAGTTTAAGCCCAATCCACTTACGTGGTAGAACTCTACCACGATAGTCTACTCCCCGCCATACCCATCACGCAGGCCTCAGCACAAACTCACCAATCCCCCCAAACCTCGCGCTACCACCAACCTTTTTTTAGTATTTGTCAGCTGGGGCAAATTCCGCTATAATCAGTGGGAACTGAAGGAGGCTTCCATATTATGAAAAGACATCTAATTGCGATTGACTTGGATGGAACGACGTTGAATGATGAATCGAAATTGAGTGTGCTGACTATTCAGACCTTGCGCCGTTTGAATGACCTGGGGCATATGGTGATGATTGTGACGGGGCGCCCGTATCGGAACAGTAAGGCTATTTACCGGCAAATTGGCATTGATTCGCCGATGGTCAACTTCAATGGGGCTTTGTGCCACTTTCCTGGCAACGACCACTGGTTACCTTATTACCACGAAGAGCTGGACCGGGAGATTGCTTTTGAACTCTTTAATCATCAAGATGAGCTGGACATCAGCCTTCTCATTGCCGAAGGTAAGGAGCACCTGTACACCACCTCAGCCCAACTGCCTGACAGCCCCTTCTACCCTATCGATCAACTCAAAATATCGCGCCTCTCGCGTGAGTCACTGACCTATAACCCCACTGCCCTGTCAATTTTCTGTGACGATGCCAAGCAAGAAACCATCGAAACCGAGCTCATGAAGCGCTACGGCGACACGATTTCCGTGCGGACCTGGGGTGGCATCTTGCCCGTCTTGGAAGTGGTGCGGGCCGGCATTAACAAGGCCGTCGGCGTCCAGCGCGTTGCGGACTTCTACCACATTCCGCAAGACTGTATTCTCGCTTTTGGCGATGAGAATAATGACTACGAAATGATTCAATACGCCGGTCTAGGCGTGGCCATGGCCAATGCGACTGACGAAATCAAAAGCATTGCTGACACGCAAACCGAGCGCACCAATGATGAAGATGGCCTAGCGCATTTCTTGCTGGATTACTTCGACATTACCTTATAGTTTGAATAAAACTGAAAGTTGTGCTGTCTCTAAAAAAATTAAAGCCTCCAGTCCTTGTCAAAATGAAATGTCCCCTGTCTACTTGACAGGGGCAGTTCAAAAAGGGTGCTGGGGGCTATATTTTATTACTTAAATTTTACCATACCCTCATCTGTCCAGTATCTAAAGGTTAAATCAGAAACCATCCTCCGCAACAAACGCATTGCCCAATCCCTCCCAATTCCGGCGGACGACGTTCCCACGGAATTTTCGCTCAATTTTATTCCGTCGGGACCAAGCCCAACGGAATCCTGACACGTATACCAGACATAAAATAGCGAATCAAGCGAAATGTGTCACATTTATGGGACGCGATCTGCAACCACCAACCTCGCCACACGCACCAACCCTCCCCTTTCCAGCACAAAAACACCCACCAACTTTTTCAAGTCAGTGGATGCTTCACATTACTCATGTAAATACTCTGCCTTTAACCCAACTTCTCTGCCAACTCCGGAATAATATTCTTAGCAATAGCGGAGCCGATCACAATCGTTTGGTACAAAGGTTCCGGATCACTGCCACTACGCATGAGTGAGCGCAGGAAGATCTCGCCATCGCCGGCTAGGAATAGGTAGTAGTAGCCTGTTTTGCTTTCGTTCAGCTCGTTGATTAGGCGTAAGGCGTCGGCTTCTTTGTTTCGGTCTTGCAGAAGGTGTAATTGGCGGTAGATCATTTGCACGTCGGCATAGTCGTCATCGCTGTGTTGGATAATGACTTCAACCACGACGGATCGGTCGTCTGTAATGCGGTAGCGCATGCGGAATAAGTGGTTGCCGCCTTGAATTTCTTGGTAGTCGTAAGGAACTTTTTTGCCATCGAGATGGGCTTTGAAATTTTCG
This region of Suicoccus acidiformans genomic DNA includes:
- a CDS encoding Cof-type HAD-IIB family hydrolase, coding for MKRHLIAIDLDGTTLNDESKLSVLTIQTLRRLNDLGHMVMIVTGRPYRNSKAIYRQIGIDSPMVNFNGALCHFPGNDHWLPYYHEELDREIAFELFNHQDELDISLLIAEGKEHLYTTSAQLPDSPFYPIDQLKISRLSRESLTYNPTALSIFCDDAKQETIETELMKRYGDTISVRTWGGILPVLEVVRAGINKAVGVQRVADFYHIPQDCILAFGDENNDYEMIQYAGLGVAMANATDEIKSIADTQTERTNDEDGLAHFLLDYFDITL